In Apodemus sylvaticus chromosome 8, mApoSyl1.1, whole genome shotgun sequence, one genomic interval encodes:
- the Bin3 gene encoding bridging integrator 3 isoform X10: MSWIPFKIGQPKKQIVSKTVERDFEREYGKLQQLEEQTKRLQKDMKKSTDADLAMSKSAVKISLDLLSNPLCEQDQDFLRMVTALDTAMKRMDAFNQEKVNQIQKTVIEPLKKFSSIFPSLNMAVKRREQALQDYGRLQAKVEKYEEKEKTGPVLAKLHQAREELRPVREDFEAKNKQLLDEMPRFYGSRLDYFQPSFESLIRAQVIYYSEMHTSCLLPGHILLRNAHLASSQVIYYSEMHTSCLLPGYILLRNAHLLPPPRSYTTQKCTPLASSQVIYYSEMHTSCLLPGHILLRNAHLASSQVIYYSEMHTSCLLPGHILLRNAHLASSQVIYYSEMHTSCLLPGHILLRNAHLLPPPRSYTTQKCTPLASSQVIYYSEMHKIFGDLTQQLEQPGHSDEQRERENETKLSELRALSIVADD, encoded by the exons GATTCCTTTTAAGATCGGGCAGCCCAAGAAACAGATTGTTTCCAAAACA GTGGAGAGAGACTTTGAGAGAGAGTATGGAAAACTGCAGCA GCTGGAAGAGCAGACCAAGCGCCTGCAGAAGGACATGAAGAAGAGCACTGACGCAGACCTGG CCATGTCCAAATCTGCTGTGAAGATATCCCTGGACCTACTGTCCAACCCACTGTGTGAGCAGGACCAGGACTTTCTGCGCATGGTGACAGCCCTAGACACAGCCATGAAGCGGATGGATGCCTTCAACCAGGAGAAG GTGAACCAGATCCAAAAGACAGTGATTGAACCCCTGAAAAA GTTCAGCAGCATATTCCCAAGCCTCAACATGGCGGTCAAACGGCGGGAGCAGGCCTTGCAAGACTACGGGAGGCTGCAGGCCAAGGTGGAGAAGTACgaggaaaaggagaagactgGTCCCGTGCTGGCCAAGCTCCACCAG GCCCGAGAGGAGCTACGGCCTGTACGGGAAGACTTTGAGGCCAAGAACAAACAACTCCTGGATGAGATGCCACGGTTCTATGGCAGCCGACTCGACTATTTCCAGCCCAGCTTTGAGTCCCTGATCCGGGCACAG gtcatatactactcagaaatgcacacctcttgcctcctcccaggtcatatactactcagaaatgcacaccttgcctcctcccaggttatatactactcagaaatgcacacctcttgcctcctcccag gttatatactactcagaaatgcacacctcttgcctcctcccag GTCATATACTACTCAGAAATGCACACCTCTTGCCTCCTCCCAGGTCATATACTACTCAGAAATGCACACCTCTTGCCTCCTCCCAGGTCATATACTACTCAGAAATGCACACCTTGCCTCCTCCCAG GTTATATACTACTCAGAAATGCACACCTCTTGCCTCCTCCCAGGTCATATACTACTCAGAAATGCACACCTTGCCTCCTCCCAGGTTATATACTACTCAGAAATGCACACCTCTTGCCTCCTCCCAGGTCATATACTACTCAGAAATGCACACCTCTTGCCTCCTCCCAG GTCATATACTACTCAGAAATGCACACCTCTTGCCTCCTCCCAGGTCATATACTACTCAGAAATGCACAAGATCTTTGGAGACCTGACCCAGCAGCTTGAGCAGCCAGGCCACTCAGATGAGCAGCGAGAGCGGGAAAATGAGACCAAACTAAGTGAACTCCGAGCCCTCTCCATTGTGGCGGATGACTGA
- the Bin3 gene encoding bridging integrator 3 isoform X18, whose product MSWIPFKIGQPKKQIVSKTVERDFEREYGKLQQLEEQTKRLQKDMKKSTDADLAMSKSAVKISLDLLSNPLCEQDQDFLRMVTALDTAMKRMDAFNQEKVNQIQKTVIEPLKKFSSIFPSLNMAVKRREQALQDYGRLQAKVEKYEEKEKTGPVLAKLHQAREELRPVREDFEAKNKQLLDEMPRFYGSRLDYFQPSFESLIRAQVIYYSEMHTLPPPRLYTTQKCTPLASSQVIYYSEMHTSCLLPGHILLRNAHLLPPPRSYTTQKCTPCLLPGHILLRNAHLASSQVIYYSEMHTSCLLPGHILLRNAHLASSQVIYYSEMHTSCLLPGHILLRNAHLLPPPRSYTTQKCTPLASSQVIYYSEMHKIFGDLTQQLEQPGHSDEQRERENETKLSELRALSIVADD is encoded by the exons GATTCCTTTTAAGATCGGGCAGCCCAAGAAACAGATTGTTTCCAAAACA GTGGAGAGAGACTTTGAGAGAGAGTATGGAAAACTGCAGCA GCTGGAAGAGCAGACCAAGCGCCTGCAGAAGGACATGAAGAAGAGCACTGACGCAGACCTGG CCATGTCCAAATCTGCTGTGAAGATATCCCTGGACCTACTGTCCAACCCACTGTGTGAGCAGGACCAGGACTTTCTGCGCATGGTGACAGCCCTAGACACAGCCATGAAGCGGATGGATGCCTTCAACCAGGAGAAG GTGAACCAGATCCAAAAGACAGTGATTGAACCCCTGAAAAA GTTCAGCAGCATATTCCCAAGCCTCAACATGGCGGTCAAACGGCGGGAGCAGGCCTTGCAAGACTACGGGAGGCTGCAGGCCAAGGTGGAGAAGTACgaggaaaaggagaagactgGTCCCGTGCTGGCCAAGCTCCACCAG GCCCGAGAGGAGCTACGGCCTGTACGGGAAGACTTTGAGGCCAAGAACAAACAACTCCTGGATGAGATGCCACGGTTCTATGGCAGCCGACTCGACTATTTCCAGCCCAGCTTTGAGTCCCTGATCCGGGCACAG gtcatatactactcagaaatgcacaccttgcctcctcccag gttatatactactcagaaatgcacacctcttgcctcctcccag GTCATATACTACTCAGAAATGCACACCTCTTGCCTCCTCCCAGGTCATATACTACTCAGAAATGCACACCTCTTGCCTCCTCCCAGGTCATATACTACTCAGAAATGCACACCTTGCCTCCTCCCAGGTCATATACTACTCAGAAATGCACACCTTGCCTCCTCCCAGGTTATATACTACTCAGAAATGCACACCTCTTGCCTCCTCCCAGGTCATATACTACTCAGAAATGCACACCTTGCCTCCTCCCAGGTTATATACTACTCAGAAATGCACACCTCTTGCCTCCTCCCAGGTCATATACTACTCAGAAATGCACACCTCTTGCCTCCTCCCAG GTCATATACTACTCAGAAATGCACACCTCTTGCCTCCTCCCAGGTCATATACTACTCAGAAATGCACAAGATCTTTGGAGACCTGACCCAGCAGCTTGAGCAGCCAGGCCACTCAGATGAGCAGCGAGAGCGGGAAAATGAGACCAAACTAAGTGAACTCCGAGCCCTCTCCATTGTGGCGGATGACTGA
- the Bin3 gene encoding bridging integrator 3 isoform X48 — translation MSWIPFKIGQPKKQIVSKTVERDFEREYGKLQQLEEQTKRLQKDMKKSTDADLAMSKSAVKISLDLLSNPLCEQDQDFLRMVTALDTAMKRMDAFNQEKVNQIQKTVIEPLKKFSSIFPSLNMAVKRREQALQDYGRLQAKVEKYEEKEKTGPVLAKLHQAREELRPVREDFEAKNKQLLDEMPRFYGSRLDYFQPSFESLIRAQVIYYSEMHTSCLLPGHILLRNAHLASSQVIYYSEMHTSCLLPGYILLRNAHLLPPPRSYTTQKCTPLASSQVIYYSEMHTSCLLPGHILLRNAQDLWRPDPAA, via the exons GATTCCTTTTAAGATCGGGCAGCCCAAGAAACAGATTGTTTCCAAAACA GTGGAGAGAGACTTTGAGAGAGAGTATGGAAAACTGCAGCA GCTGGAAGAGCAGACCAAGCGCCTGCAGAAGGACATGAAGAAGAGCACTGACGCAGACCTGG CCATGTCCAAATCTGCTGTGAAGATATCCCTGGACCTACTGTCCAACCCACTGTGTGAGCAGGACCAGGACTTTCTGCGCATGGTGACAGCCCTAGACACAGCCATGAAGCGGATGGATGCCTTCAACCAGGAGAAG GTGAACCAGATCCAAAAGACAGTGATTGAACCCCTGAAAAA GTTCAGCAGCATATTCCCAAGCCTCAACATGGCGGTCAAACGGCGGGAGCAGGCCTTGCAAGACTACGGGAGGCTGCAGGCCAAGGTGGAGAAGTACgaggaaaaggagaagactgGTCCCGTGCTGGCCAAGCTCCACCAG GCCCGAGAGGAGCTACGGCCTGTACGGGAAGACTTTGAGGCCAAGAACAAACAACTCCTGGATGAGATGCCACGGTTCTATGGCAGCCGACTCGACTATTTCCAGCCCAGCTTTGAGTCCCTGATCCGGGCACAG GTCATATACTACTCAGAAATGCACACCTCTTGCCTCCTCCCAGGTCATATACTACTCAGAAATGCACACCTTGCCTCCTCCCAG gttatatactactcagaaatgcacacctcttgcctcctcccag GTTATATACTACTCAGAAATGCACACCTCTTGCCTCCTCCCAGGTCATATACTACTCAGAAATGCACACCTCTTGCCTCCTCCCAG GTCATATACTACTCAGAAATGCACACCTCTTGCCTCCTCCCAGGTCATATACTACTCAGAAATGCACAAGATCTTTGGAGACCTGACCCAGCAGCTTGA
- the Bin3 gene encoding bridging integrator 3 isoform X47, whose amino-acid sequence MSWIPFKIGQPKKQIVSKTVERDFEREYGKLQQLEEQTKRLQKDMKKSTDADLAMSKSAVKISLDLLSNPLCEQDQDFLRMVTALDTAMKRMDAFNQEKVNQIQKTVIEPLKKFSSIFPSLNMAVKRREQALQDYGRLQAKVEKYEEKEKTGPVLAKLHQAREELRPVREDFEAKNKQLLDEMPRFYGSRLDYFQPSFESLIRAQVIYYSEMHTSCLLPGHILLRNAHLASSQVIYYSEMHTSCLLPGYILLRNAHLLPPPRSYTTQKCTPLASSQVIYYSEMHTSCLLPGHILLRNAQDLWRPDPAA is encoded by the exons GATTCCTTTTAAGATCGGGCAGCCCAAGAAACAGATTGTTTCCAAAACA GTGGAGAGAGACTTTGAGAGAGAGTATGGAAAACTGCAGCA GCTGGAAGAGCAGACCAAGCGCCTGCAGAAGGACATGAAGAAGAGCACTGACGCAGACCTGG CCATGTCCAAATCTGCTGTGAAGATATCCCTGGACCTACTGTCCAACCCACTGTGTGAGCAGGACCAGGACTTTCTGCGCATGGTGACAGCCCTAGACACAGCCATGAAGCGGATGGATGCCTTCAACCAGGAGAAG GTGAACCAGATCCAAAAGACAGTGATTGAACCCCTGAAAAA GTTCAGCAGCATATTCCCAAGCCTCAACATGGCGGTCAAACGGCGGGAGCAGGCCTTGCAAGACTACGGGAGGCTGCAGGCCAAGGTGGAGAAGTACgaggaaaaggagaagactgGTCCCGTGCTGGCCAAGCTCCACCAG GCCCGAGAGGAGCTACGGCCTGTACGGGAAGACTTTGAGGCCAAGAACAAACAACTCCTGGATGAGATGCCACGGTTCTATGGCAGCCGACTCGACTATTTCCAGCCCAGCTTTGAGTCCCTGATCCGGGCACAG gtcatatactactcagaaatgcacacctcttgcctcctcccaggtcatatactactcagaaatgcacaccttgcctcctcccag gttatatactactcagaaatgcacacctcttgcctcctcccag GTTATATACTACTCAGAAATGCACACCTCTTGCCTCCTCCCAGGTCATATACTACTCAGAAATGCACACCTCTTGCCTCCTCCCAG GTCATATACTACTCAGAAATGCACACCTCTTGCCTCCTCCCAGGTCATATACTACTCAGAAATGCACAAGATCTTTGGAGACCTGACCCAGCAGCTTGA
- the Bin3 gene encoding bridging integrator 3 isoform X1 encodes MSWIPFKIGQPKKQIVSKTVERDFEREYGKLQQLEEQTKRLQKDMKKSTDADLAMSKSAVKISLDLLSNPLCEQDQDFLRMVTALDTAMKRMDAFNQEKVNQIQKTVIEPLKKFSSIFPSLNMAVKRREQALQDYGRLQAKVEKYEEKEKTGPVLAKLHQAREELRPVREDFEAKNKQLLDEMPRFYGSRLDYFQPSFESLIRAQVIYYSEMHTLPPPRLYTTQKCTPLASSQVIYYSEMHTSCLLPGHILLRNAHLLPPPRLYTTQKCTPLASSQVIYYSEMHTSCLLPGHILLRNAHLASSQVIYYSEMHTSCLLPGYILLRNAHLLPPPRSYTTQKCTPLASSQVIYYSEMHTSCLLPGHILLRNAHLASSQVIYYSEMHTSCLLPGHILLRNAHLASSQVIYYSEMHTSCLLPGHILLRNAHLLPPPRSYTTQKCTPLASSQVIYYSEMHKIFGDLTQQLEQPGHSDEQRERENETKLSELRALSIVADD; translated from the exons GATTCCTTTTAAGATCGGGCAGCCCAAGAAACAGATTGTTTCCAAAACA GTGGAGAGAGACTTTGAGAGAGAGTATGGAAAACTGCAGCA GCTGGAAGAGCAGACCAAGCGCCTGCAGAAGGACATGAAGAAGAGCACTGACGCAGACCTGG CCATGTCCAAATCTGCTGTGAAGATATCCCTGGACCTACTGTCCAACCCACTGTGTGAGCAGGACCAGGACTTTCTGCGCATGGTGACAGCCCTAGACACAGCCATGAAGCGGATGGATGCCTTCAACCAGGAGAAG GTGAACCAGATCCAAAAGACAGTGATTGAACCCCTGAAAAA GTTCAGCAGCATATTCCCAAGCCTCAACATGGCGGTCAAACGGCGGGAGCAGGCCTTGCAAGACTACGGGAGGCTGCAGGCCAAGGTGGAGAAGTACgaggaaaaggagaagactgGTCCCGTGCTGGCCAAGCTCCACCAG GCCCGAGAGGAGCTACGGCCTGTACGGGAAGACTTTGAGGCCAAGAACAAACAACTCCTGGATGAGATGCCACGGTTCTATGGCAGCCGACTCGACTATTTCCAGCCCAGCTTTGAGTCCCTGATCCGGGCACAG gtcatatactactcagaaatgcacaccttgcctcctcccaggttatatactactcagaaatgcacacctcttgcctcctcccag gttatatactactcagaaatgcacacctcttgcctcctcccaggtcatatactactcagaaatgcacacctcttgcctcctcccaggttatatactactcagaaatgcacacctcttgcctcctcccag gtcatatactactcagaaatgcacacctcttgcctcctcccaggtcatatactactcagaaatgcacaccttgcctcctcccaggttatatactactcagaaatgcacacctcttgcctcctcccag gttatatactactcagaaatgcacacctcttgcctcctcccag GTCATATACTACTCAGAAATGCACACCTCTTGCCTCCTCCCAGGTCATATACTACTCAGAAATGCACACCTCTTGCCTCCTCCCAGGTCATATACTACTCAGAAATGCACACCTTGCCTCCTCCCAG GTTATATACTACTCAGAAATGCACACCTCTTGCCTCCTCCCAGGTCATATACTACTCAGAAATGCACACCTTGCCTCCTCCCAGGTTATATACTACTCAGAAATGCACACCTCTTGCCTCCTCCCAGGTCATATACTACTCAGAAATGCACACCTCTTGCCTCCTCCCAG GTCATATACTACTCAGAAATGCACACCTCTTGCCTCCTCCCAGGTCATATACTACTCAGAAATGCACAAGATCTTTGGAGACCTGACCCAGCAGCTTGAGCAGCCAGGCCACTCAGATGAGCAGCGAGAGCGGGAAAATGAGACCAAACTAAGTGAACTCCGAGCCCTCTCCATTGTGGCGGATGACTGA
- the Bin3 gene encoding bridging integrator 3 isoform X26, translating into MSWIPFKIGQPKKQIVSKTVERDFEREYGKLQQLEEQTKRLQKDMKKSTDADLAMSKSAVKISLDLLSNPLCEQDQDFLRMVTALDTAMKRMDAFNQEKVNQIQKTVIEPLKKFSSIFPSLNMAVKRREQALQDYGRLQAKVEKYEEKEKTGPVLAKLHQAREELRPVREDFEAKNKQLLDEMPRFYGSRLDYFQPSFESLIRAQVIYYSEMHTSCLLPGHILLRNAHLASSQVIYYSEMHTSCLLPGHILLRNAHLLPPPRLYTTQKCTPLASSQVIYYSEMHTSCLLPGHILLRNAHLLPPPRSYTTQKCTPLASSQVIYYSEMHKIFGDLTQQLEQPGHSDEQRERENETKLSELRALSIVADD; encoded by the exons GATTCCTTTTAAGATCGGGCAGCCCAAGAAACAGATTGTTTCCAAAACA GTGGAGAGAGACTTTGAGAGAGAGTATGGAAAACTGCAGCA GCTGGAAGAGCAGACCAAGCGCCTGCAGAAGGACATGAAGAAGAGCACTGACGCAGACCTGG CCATGTCCAAATCTGCTGTGAAGATATCCCTGGACCTACTGTCCAACCCACTGTGTGAGCAGGACCAGGACTTTCTGCGCATGGTGACAGCCCTAGACACAGCCATGAAGCGGATGGATGCCTTCAACCAGGAGAAG GTGAACCAGATCCAAAAGACAGTGATTGAACCCCTGAAAAA GTTCAGCAGCATATTCCCAAGCCTCAACATGGCGGTCAAACGGCGGGAGCAGGCCTTGCAAGACTACGGGAGGCTGCAGGCCAAGGTGGAGAAGTACgaggaaaaggagaagactgGTCCCGTGCTGGCCAAGCTCCACCAG GCCCGAGAGGAGCTACGGCCTGTACGGGAAGACTTTGAGGCCAAGAACAAACAACTCCTGGATGAGATGCCACGGTTCTATGGCAGCCGACTCGACTATTTCCAGCCCAGCTTTGAGTCCCTGATCCGGGCACAG gtcatatactactcagaaatgcacacctcttgcctcctcccaggtcatatactactcagaaatgcacaccttgcctcctcccag gttatatactactcagaaatgcacacctcttgcctcctcccag gtcatatactactcagaaatgcacacctcttgcctcctcccag GTTATATACTACTCAGAAATGCACACCTCTTGCCTCCTCCCAG GTTATATACTACTCAGAAATGCACACCTCTTGCCTCCTCCCAGGTCATATACTACTCAGAAATGCACACCTCTTGCCTCCTCCCAG GTCATATACTACTCAGAAATGCACACCTCTTGCCTCCTCCCAGGTCATATACTACTCAGAAATGCACAAGATCTTTGGAGACCTGACCCAGCAGCTTGAGCAGCCAGGCCACTCAGATGAGCAGCGAGAGCGGGAAAATGAGACCAAACTAAGTGAACTCCGAGCCCTCTCCATTGTGGCGGATGACTGA
- the Bin3 gene encoding bridging integrator 3 isoform X11 has product MSWIPFKIGQPKKQIVSKTVERDFEREYGKLQQLEEQTKRLQKDMKKSTDADLAMSKSAVKISLDLLSNPLCEQDQDFLRMVTALDTAMKRMDAFNQEKVNQIQKTVIEPLKKFSSIFPSLNMAVKRREQALQDYGRLQAKVEKYEEKEKTGPVLAKLHQAREELRPVREDFEAKNKQLLDEMPRFYGSRLDYFQPSFESLIRAQVIYYSEIHTLPPPRSYTTQKCTPCLLPGYILLRNAHLLPPPRLYTTQKCTPLASSQVIYYSEMHTSCLLPGYILLRNAHLLPPPRSYTTQKCTPLASSQVIYYSEMHTSCLLPGHILLRNAHLASSQVIYYSEMHTSCLLPGHILLRNAHLLPPPRSYTTQKCTPLASSQVIYYSEMHKIFGDLTQQLEQPGHSDEQRERENETKLSELRALSIVADD; this is encoded by the exons GATTCCTTTTAAGATCGGGCAGCCCAAGAAACAGATTGTTTCCAAAACA GTGGAGAGAGACTTTGAGAGAGAGTATGGAAAACTGCAGCA GCTGGAAGAGCAGACCAAGCGCCTGCAGAAGGACATGAAGAAGAGCACTGACGCAGACCTGG CCATGTCCAAATCTGCTGTGAAGATATCCCTGGACCTACTGTCCAACCCACTGTGTGAGCAGGACCAGGACTTTCTGCGCATGGTGACAGCCCTAGACACAGCCATGAAGCGGATGGATGCCTTCAACCAGGAGAAG GTGAACCAGATCCAAAAGACAGTGATTGAACCCCTGAAAAA GTTCAGCAGCATATTCCCAAGCCTCAACATGGCGGTCAAACGGCGGGAGCAGGCCTTGCAAGACTACGGGAGGCTGCAGGCCAAGGTGGAGAAGTACgaggaaaaggagaagactgGTCCCGTGCTGGCCAAGCTCCACCAG GCCCGAGAGGAGCTACGGCCTGTACGGGAAGACTTTGAGGCCAAGAACAAACAACTCCTGGATGAGATGCCACGGTTCTATGGCAGCCGACTCGACTATTTCCAGCCCAGCTTTGAGTCCCTGATCCGGGCACAG gtcatatactactcagaaattcacaccttgcctcctcccag gtcatatactactcagaaatgcacaccttgcctcctcccaggttatatactactcagaaatgcacacctcttgcctcctcccag gttatatactactcagaaatgcacacctcttgcctcctcccaggtcatatactactcagaaatgcacacctcttgcctcctcccaggttatatactactcagaaatgcacacctcttgcctcctcccag gtcatatactactcagaaatgcacacctcttgcctcctcccag GTTATATACTACTCAGAAATGCACACCTCTTGCCTCCTCCCAGGTCATATACTACTCAGAAATGCACACCTTGCCTCCTCCCAGGTTATATACTACTCAGAAATGCACACCTCTTGCCTCCTCCCAGGTCATATACTACTCAGAAATGCACACCTCTTGCCTCCTCCCAG GTCATATACTACTCAGAAATGCACACCTCTTGCCTCCTCCCAGGTCATATACTACTCAGAAATGCACAAGATCTTTGGAGACCTGACCCAGCAGCTTGAGCAGCCAGGCCACTCAGATGAGCAGCGAGAGCGGGAAAATGAGACCAAACTAAGTGAACTCCGAGCCCTCTCCATTGTGGCGGATGACTGA
- the Bin3 gene encoding bridging integrator 3 isoform X40, which produces MSWIPFKIGQPKKQIVSKTVERDFEREYGKLQQLEEQTKRLQKDMKKSTDADLAMSKSAVKISLDLLSNPLCEQDQDFLRMVTALDTAMKRMDAFNQEKVNQIQKTVIEPLKKFSSIFPSLNMAVKRREQALQDYGRLQAKVEKYEEKEKTGPVLAKLHQAREELRPVREDFEAKNKQLLDEMPRFYGSRLDYFQPSFESLIRAQVIYYSEMHTLPPPRLYTTQKFTPCLLPGHILLRNAHLASSQVIYYSEMHTSCLLPGHILLRNAHLLPPPRSYTTQKCTPLASSQVIYYSEMHKIFGDLTQQLEQPGHSDEQRERENETKLSELRALSIVADD; this is translated from the exons GATTCCTTTTAAGATCGGGCAGCCCAAGAAACAGATTGTTTCCAAAACA GTGGAGAGAGACTTTGAGAGAGAGTATGGAAAACTGCAGCA GCTGGAAGAGCAGACCAAGCGCCTGCAGAAGGACATGAAGAAGAGCACTGACGCAGACCTGG CCATGTCCAAATCTGCTGTGAAGATATCCCTGGACCTACTGTCCAACCCACTGTGTGAGCAGGACCAGGACTTTCTGCGCATGGTGACAGCCCTAGACACAGCCATGAAGCGGATGGATGCCTTCAACCAGGAGAAG GTGAACCAGATCCAAAAGACAGTGATTGAACCCCTGAAAAA GTTCAGCAGCATATTCCCAAGCCTCAACATGGCGGTCAAACGGCGGGAGCAGGCCTTGCAAGACTACGGGAGGCTGCAGGCCAAGGTGGAGAAGTACgaggaaaaggagaagactgGTCCCGTGCTGGCCAAGCTCCACCAG GCCCGAGAGGAGCTACGGCCTGTACGGGAAGACTTTGAGGCCAAGAACAAACAACTCCTGGATGAGATGCCACGGTTCTATGGCAGCCGACTCGACTATTTCCAGCCCAGCTTTGAGTCCCTGATCCGGGCACAG GTCATATACTACTCAGAAATGCACACCTTGCCTCCTCCCAG gttatatactactcagaaattcacaccttgcctcctcccag GTCATATACTACTCAGAAATGCACACCTTGCCTCCTCCCAGGTTATATACTACTCAGAAATGCACACCTCTTGCCTCCTCCCAGGTCATATACTACTCAGAAATGCACACCTCTTGCCTCCTCCCAG GTCATATACTACTCAGAAATGCACACCTCTTGCCTCCTCCCAGGTCATATACTACTCAGAAATGCACAAGATCTTTGGAGACCTGACCCAGCAGCTTGAGCAGCCAGGCCACTCAGATGAGCAGCGAGAGCGGGAAAATGAGACCAAACTAAGTGAACTCCGAGCCCTCTCCATTGTGGCGGATGACTGA
- the Bin3 gene encoding bridging integrator 3 isoform X4: MSWIPFKIGQPKKQIVSKTVERDFEREYGKLQQLEEQTKRLQKDMKKSTDADLAMSKSAVKISLDLLSNPLCEQDQDFLRMVTALDTAMKRMDAFNQEKVNQIQKTVIEPLKKFSSIFPSLNMAVKRREQALQDYGRLQAKVEKYEEKEKTGPVLAKLHQAREELRPVREDFEAKNKQLLDEMPRFYGSRLDYFQPSFESLIRAQVIYYSEMHTSCLLPGHILLRNAHLASSQVIYYSEMHTSCLLPGHILLRNAHLLPPPRSYTTQKCTPCLLPGYILLRNAHLLPPPRLYTTQKCTPLASSQVIYYSEMHTSCLLPGHILLRNAHLLPPPRSYTTQKCTPCLLPGHILLRNAHLASSQVIYYSEMHTSCLLPGHILLRNAHLASSQVIYYSEMHTSCLLPGHILLRNAHLLPPPRSYTTQKCTPLASSQVIYYSEMHKIFGDLTQQLEQPGHSDEQRERENETKLSELRALSIVADD; encoded by the exons GATTCCTTTTAAGATCGGGCAGCCCAAGAAACAGATTGTTTCCAAAACA GTGGAGAGAGACTTTGAGAGAGAGTATGGAAAACTGCAGCA GCTGGAAGAGCAGACCAAGCGCCTGCAGAAGGACATGAAGAAGAGCACTGACGCAGACCTGG CCATGTCCAAATCTGCTGTGAAGATATCCCTGGACCTACTGTCCAACCCACTGTGTGAGCAGGACCAGGACTTTCTGCGCATGGTGACAGCCCTAGACACAGCCATGAAGCGGATGGATGCCTTCAACCAGGAGAAG GTGAACCAGATCCAAAAGACAGTGATTGAACCCCTGAAAAA GTTCAGCAGCATATTCCCAAGCCTCAACATGGCGGTCAAACGGCGGGAGCAGGCCTTGCAAGACTACGGGAGGCTGCAGGCCAAGGTGGAGAAGTACgaggaaaaggagaagactgGTCCCGTGCTGGCCAAGCTCCACCAG GCCCGAGAGGAGCTACGGCCTGTACGGGAAGACTTTGAGGCCAAGAACAAACAACTCCTGGATGAGATGCCACGGTTCTATGGCAGCCGACTCGACTATTTCCAGCCCAGCTTTGAGTCCCTGATCCGGGCACAG gtcatatactactcagaaatgcacacctcttgcctcctcccaggtcatatactactcagaaatgcacaccttgcctcctcccag gttatatactactcagaaatgcacacctcttgcctcctcccag gtcatatactactcagaaatgcacacctcttgcctcctcccaggtcatatactactcagaaatgcacaccttgcctcctcccaggttatatactactcagaaatgcacacctcttgcctcctcccag gttatatactactcagaaatgcacacctcttgcctcctcccag GTCATATACTACTCAGAAATGCACACCTCTTGCCTCCTCCCAGGTCATATACTACTCAGAAATGCACACCTCTTGCCTCCTCCCAGGTCATATACTACTCAGAAATGCACACCTTGCCTCCTCCCAGGTCATATACTACTCAGAAATGCACACCTTGCCTCCTCCCAGGTTATATACTACTCAGAAATGCACACCTCTTGCCTCCTCCCAGGTCATATACTACTCAGAAATGCACACCTTGCCTCCTCCCAGGTTATATACTACTCAGAAATGCACACCTCTTGCCTCCTCCCAGGTCATATACTACTCAGAAATGCACACCTCTTGCCTCCTCCCAG GTCATATACTACTCAGAAATGCACACCTCTTGCCTCCTCCCAGGTCATATACTACTCAGAAATGCACAAGATCTTTGGAGACCTGACCCAGCAGCTTGAGCAGCCAGGCCACTCAGATGAGCAGCGAGAGCGGGAAAATGAGACCAAACTAAGTGAACTCCGAGCCCTCTCCATTGTGGCGGATGACTGA